A single window of Thalassomonas viridans DNA harbors:
- a CDS encoding MucB/RseB C-terminal domain-containing protein → MKLIGYFILLVAGHFPVLAAENEQAISWLERLSLALQQRNFSTSFVVVKNNQAEPYHWFHGVSSDGVELEILALLNGPRRDKLRKGNIVSYIEPELPPYSVLSSQISGPIPAILSGDIHQLKSHYDFISVGRSRVLGRPAQLVRIVPKDQQTFGHWLWLDQESGLLLKLAIISRKGQLLEQVQFTHLDITESPSESLQQLQATELPKILDIPKSSQDEKFAWRVNWLPAGFERVKANRHRIPVTKQPVEFMLFNDGLVDVSVYVGASADKQRAVEYVMDGATVILNQVVSGFEISVVGKIPSSTAKAIADSIVFTN, encoded by the coding sequence ATGAAATTAATCGGTTATTTTATACTCTTGGTGGCGGGCCATTTTCCCGTGCTTGCCGCCGAAAATGAACAGGCTATTTCCTGGCTTGAACGACTCTCCCTGGCACTTCAACAACGTAATTTCAGCACCTCTTTCGTGGTGGTTAAAAACAATCAGGCTGAGCCCTATCACTGGTTTCATGGTGTGAGCAGTGACGGGGTCGAGCTGGAGATTCTGGCATTATTAAACGGCCCCCGGCGTGATAAGTTACGCAAGGGCAATATCGTCAGTTATATCGAACCCGAATTGCCTCCCTATTCGGTATTGTCTTCCCAGATAAGCGGTCCTATTCCCGCCATTCTCAGCGGTGATATCCATCAGTTAAAAAGCCACTATGATTTTATTTCGGTAGGGCGGAGCCGGGTGCTGGGACGGCCGGCGCAACTGGTGCGTATCGTGCCGAAAGATCAGCAGACCTTCGGCCATTGGCTGTGGCTGGACCAGGAAAGCGGCCTGCTGCTTAAGCTGGCAATTATCAGCCGTAAAGGCCAGCTGCTCGAACAGGTGCAGTTTACCCATTTGGATATCACGGAAAGCCCGTCGGAAAGTTTGCAGCAGCTGCAGGCGACAGAATTGCCGAAAATTCTGGATATTCCCAAGAGCTCCCAGGATGAAAAGTTTGCCTGGCGGGTTAACTGGTTACCGGCGGGGTTCGAGCGGGTCAAGGCCAACCGTCACCGTATTCCCGTGACCAAGCAGCCGGTGGAATTTATGCTGTTCAATGACGGGTTAGTGGATGTGTCCGTTTATGTCGGTGCTAGCGCGGATAAACAAAGAGCGGTAGAATATGTGATGGACGGCGCTACCGTGATCCTGAACCAGGTAGTCTCGGGTTTTGAAATCAGCGTGGTGGGGAAAATACCTTCCAGTACCGCCAAAGCCATTGCCGATTCCATTGTTTTTACTAATTAA
- a CDS encoding SoxR reducing system RseC family protein — protein sequence MIEEMATVVAINRDKVTLESQVKSSCSSCQQVDNCGSGQVAKAIPLKKLTLVVSSPLPLKVGDTVVLGLPEKGLLQAAAQVYLLPLAGLLVGSALAQLLVAQGVFPHELFALAFGLAGGYGGYRLAKFWQKSANKAGSLQPEILRRAGQTIAVTEILP from the coding sequence ATGATAGAAGAAATGGCAACCGTAGTTGCCATCAACCGGGACAAAGTCACCCTTGAAAGCCAGGTCAAATCGAGTTGCAGCAGTTGCCAGCAAGTGGACAACTGTGGCAGCGGCCAGGTGGCCAAGGCCATTCCGCTAAAAAAATTAACCCTGGTTGTCTCTTCCCCACTGCCGCTTAAAGTCGGGGATACCGTAGTGCTCGGCCTGCCGGAAAAAGGCCTGTTGCAGGCAGCCGCCCAGGTTTATCTTTTGCCCCTGGCCGGCTTGCTTGTCGGCTCGGCACTGGCCCAGCTCCTGGTGGCACAAGGAGTTTTCCCTCATGAGCTTTTCGCCCTCGCATTCGGCCTGGCCGGCGGATACGGCGGTTACCGCCTGGCAAAATTCTGGCAAAAAAGCGCCAATAAAGCCGGTTCACTGCAGCCGGAAATTCTGCGCCGCGCCGGGCAGACAATCGCTGTAACAGAAATCCTCCCCTGA
- the lepA gene encoding translation elongation factor 4 yields the protein MKNIRNFSIIAHIDHGKSTLSDRLIQYCGGLQDREMEAQVLDSMDIERERGITIKAQSVTLNYKAKDGETYQLNFIDTPGHVDFSYEVSRSLASCEGALLVVDAGQGVEAQTVANCYTAIEMDLEVLPILNKIDLPQADPDRVCEEIEDIIGIDATGAVSCSAKTGLGIEDVLETIVANVPAPVGDPEANLQALIVDSWFDNYQGVVSLVRVMNGEIKAGDKMLVMSTGQTHIIDKVGIFTPKQTETGTLKTGEVGFVIAGIKEIHGAPVGDTLTIAKQQAAEPLPGFKKVQPQVYAGVFPISSDDYESFRDALNKLSLNDASLFFEPENSSALGFGFRIGFLGMLHMEIIQERLAREYDLDLITTAPTVNYEVACTNGKVLSIDNPADLPPVNEIAEIREPIVQANILVPQEHLGNVITLCIEKRGVQKDLIYHGNQVAVTYELPMAEVVMDFFDKLKSTSRGYASLDYHFVRFEASDMVRADVMINGDRVDALAMITHRSNSVSRGRMLVEKLKDLIHRQMFDIAIQAAIGNNIIARTTVKQLRKNVTAKCYGGDVSRKKKLLQKQKEGKKRMKQVGNVEVPQEAFLAVLKLDK from the coding sequence ATGAAAAATATCCGAAATTTTTCGATCATAGCGCATATTGATCATGGTAAATCCACTCTTTCCGACCGTTTAATTCAATACTGTGGAGGCCTGCAAGATCGTGAAATGGAAGCTCAGGTATTAGATTCCATGGATATCGAGCGCGAGCGCGGCATTACCATCAAGGCACAAAGTGTGACCTTAAACTATAAAGCCAAAGACGGTGAAACTTATCAGTTAAACTTTATCGATACCCCGGGACATGTCGATTTCTCCTATGAAGTTTCCCGTTCATTAGCCTCCTGTGAAGGGGCCCTGCTGGTGGTGGATGCCGGCCAGGGGGTTGAGGCGCAAACCGTGGCCAACTGTTATACCGCAATCGAGATGGATCTGGAAGTTTTGCCTATCCTGAATAAGATTGATTTGCCCCAGGCTGATCCGGACCGTGTTTGTGAAGAAATTGAAGATATTATCGGCATCGATGCCACCGGCGCCGTGTCCTGTTCGGCGAAAACCGGTCTGGGTATAGAAGATGTGCTGGAAACTATCGTTGCCAACGTACCTGCACCTGTGGGTGACCCCGAGGCAAACTTGCAGGCGCTGATCGTCGATTCCTGGTTTGATAACTACCAGGGCGTCGTCTCTTTGGTGCGGGTTATGAACGGTGAAATCAAAGCCGGCGATAAAATGCTGGTGATGTCTACCGGGCAAACCCATATTATCGATAAGGTAGGTATCTTTACCCCGAAACAAACCGAAACCGGTACTTTGAAAACCGGTGAAGTCGGTTTTGTTATTGCCGGTATCAAAGAAATCCACGGTGCCCCGGTGGGTGACACCCTGACCATAGCCAAACAGCAGGCGGCTGAGCCACTGCCGGGCTTTAAAAAAGTACAGCCTCAGGTTTATGCCGGGGTTTTCCCTATCAGTTCGGATGATTATGAAAGCTTCCGCGACGCCCTGAACAAGCTGAGCCTGAACGATGCCTCGCTGTTTTTTGAACCGGAAAACTCTTCCGCCCTGGGTTTCGGTTTCCGTATCGGTTTCCTGGGTATGCTGCATATGGAAATTATCCAGGAGCGGCTGGCGCGGGAATATGATCTGGATCTTATCACTACGGCGCCGACGGTAAACTATGAGGTGGCCTGTACCAATGGTAAGGTCCTGTCCATAGATAATCCGGCAGACCTACCGCCGGTAAATGAAATTGCCGAAATCCGCGAGCCGATCGTCCAGGCCAACATCCTGGTGCCGCAGGAGCATTTAGGTAATGTTATTACTTTATGTATCGAAAAACGCGGCGTGCAGAAAGATCTTATCTACCATGGCAACCAGGTGGCGGTGACCTATGAATTGCCGATGGCGGAAGTGGTGATGGACTTCTTTGACAAGTTGAAATCCACCAGCCGCGGTTATGCCTCGCTGGATTACCATTTTGTCCGTTTCGAAGCGTCCGATATGGTGCGTGCCGATGTGATGATCAACGGTGACCGCGTCGATGCCCTGGCCATGATCACCCACAGATCCAACTCGGTTTCCCGGGGGCGTATGCTGGTTGAGAAACTGAAAGATCTGATCCACCGCCAGATGTTTGATATTGCGATACAGGCGGCGATAGGCAACAACATTATTGCCCGTACTACGGTGAAACAGTTACGTAAAAATGTAACCGCGAAATGTTACGGCGGTGATGTCAGCCGTAAGAAGAAACTATTGCAGAAGCAAAAAGAAGGTAAAAAGCGCATGAAGCAGGTAGGGAATGTCGAAGTGCCTCAGGAAGCGTTTTTAGCCGTGTTGAAGTTAGATAAATAA
- the lepB gene encoding signal peptidase I, which translates to MAVYFSIFLVIVTLVTGIVWVADKLYLAPQRRLKLATAQSQCDDTLSEEAIASITEPSALVDTSVQIFPVIAFVLVLRSFLYEPFQIPSGSMMPTLLDGDFILVNKYTYGLRDPVARHKFFDVSEPERGDVMVFKYPVDPQIDFIKRVIGLPGDRIIYRNKQLYIKPACTEIASECPEFEPVVQTFQAKGEYNDGISDLSRYSSQMPEKTHEILVDAQTLPRKANYFKQAGTQADEFVVPEGQYFVMGDNRDNSLDSRFWGFVPEENIVGEAVAIWMSFDFERGPDSFLPSWIPTGVRFERLGGIN; encoded by the coding sequence ATGGCTGTTTATTTTTCAATATTTTTAGTAATCGTTACCTTAGTCACCGGAATCGTCTGGGTCGCGGATAAGCTTTACCTGGCGCCGCAGCGCAGGCTGAAACTCGCGACGGCGCAAAGCCAGTGCGACGACACCCTGTCTGAGGAAGCCATTGCCAGTATCACTGAGCCGTCGGCGCTTGTGGATACCTCGGTACAGATCTTTCCGGTGATCGCCTTTGTACTGGTTTTGCGTTCATTTTTATATGAGCCTTTCCAGATCCCTTCCGGCTCTATGATGCCGACCCTGCTTGACGGTGATTTTATTCTCGTGAATAAATATACCTATGGCTTAAGGGATCCGGTGGCGCGCCATAAGTTTTTTGATGTTTCCGAGCCCGAGCGCGGCGATGTCATGGTATTTAAGTACCCGGTGGATCCGCAAATTGACTTTATCAAGCGTGTCATAGGTTTACCCGGTGACAGGATCATCTACCGCAATAAGCAGCTATACATTAAACCCGCCTGCACGGAAATTGCCAGTGAGTGTCCCGAGTTTGAGCCTGTGGTGCAAACTTTCCAGGCGAAAGGGGAATACAACGACGGTATTTCGGATTTAAGCCGTTACAGCTCGCAAATGCCGGAAAAAACTCATGAAATTCTGGTGGATGCGCAAACCCTGCCAAGAAAGGCCAATTACTTTAAGCAGGCCGGTACCCAGGCGGATGAATTTGTCGTACCCGAAGGACAATATTTTGTGATGGGGGATAACCGGGATAACAGTCTCGACAGCCGTTTTTGGGGCTTTGTGCCGGAAGAAAACATAGTCGGCGAAGCCGTGGCTATCTGGATGAGTTTTGATTTTGAACGTGGCCCCGACAGCTTCCTACCCAGCTGGATCCCCACGGGCGTACGTTTTGAGCGATTAGGCGGAATTAACTGA
- the rnc gene encoding ribonuclease III, protein MKNALALNRLMKRISYQFKQPELLTQALTHRSAKGAHNERLEFLGDSILGFVIAEALYEKFPKNNEGDLTRMRSSLVKGVTLAEIAKDFHLGEHLILGPGELKSGGHRRESILEDAVEAIIGAVYLDSNIETCRTLVLTWFAKRLAQIKPGHEQKDPKTRLQEFLQGRKIELPLYEVIHTSGQSHNQEFTVRCTTSVLKNEVITKGTSRRKAEQAAAQQVLELLAHDK, encoded by the coding sequence ATGAAGAATGCCCTGGCCCTTAACCGGCTGATGAAAAGGATCAGTTATCAATTTAAGCAACCTGAGTTGTTGACCCAGGCGCTGACGCACCGCAGCGCCAAAGGGGCCCACAACGAACGGCTGGAGTTTCTCGGGGACTCCATTCTCGGGTTTGTGATAGCCGAAGCCTTGTATGAGAAATTTCCGAAAAATAACGAAGGTGATCTCACCCGGATGCGTTCCAGCCTGGTAAAGGGGGTGACGCTGGCGGAAATCGCAAAAGATTTTCACTTGGGGGAACACCTGATTTTGGGACCGGGTGAACTGAAAAGCGGCGGCCACCGCCGGGAATCCATTCTTGAAGATGCGGTGGAAGCCATCATAGGCGCTGTCTATCTGGACTCGAATATAGAAACTTGCCGTACCCTGGTCCTGACCTGGTTTGCCAAACGCCTGGCGCAAATCAAACCCGGACATGAACAGAAAGATCCGAAAACCCGTTTACAGGAATTTTTACAGGGACGAAAAATTGAATTGCCTTTGTATGAAGTGATCCATACCAGCGGTCAGTCTCACAACCAGGAGTTTACCGTGCGCTGTACCACCAGCGTGCTGAAAAACGAAGTGATAACCAAAGGTACCAGTCGCCGCAAAGCAGAACAAGCGGCGGCGCAGCAAGTGTTGGAGTTGCTCGCACATGACAAATAA
- the era gene encoding GTPase Era, producing the protein MTNNETNCGLIAIVGRPNVGKSTLLNSLLGQKVSITSRKPQTTRHRILGILTEENQQAILVDTPGLHSEEKRAINRLMNRAASSSIAEVELVVFLVEGTHWTTDDELVLNKIKQSKVPCILVVNKIDNVQDKEALLPHLQKLGALYDFQEIVPISAAKGDNVDKIKSLCLDALPEGEFWFPEDYITDRSSRFMASEIIREKLIRFTGDELPYSTTVEIEQFKVDSKGVLHINALVLVERNSQKRMIIGNKGEKLKVIGQESRRDMEALFDRQVFLETWVKVKSGWADDERALRSLGYGDDYSG; encoded by the coding sequence ATGACAAATAATGAAACCAATTGCGGCCTGATTGCTATTGTCGGCCGTCCCAATGTCGGTAAGTCCACCTTGCTTAACAGTTTGCTCGGCCAGAAAGTCAGTATTACTTCCCGCAAACCCCAGACGACCCGTCATCGCATTTTAGGCATACTGACCGAGGAAAATCAGCAGGCGATCTTAGTGGATACCCCGGGTTTGCATAGCGAAGAAAAGCGGGCCATCAACCGTTTGATGAATCGCGCCGCCAGCAGTTCGATTGCCGAAGTGGAGCTTGTGGTGTTCTTGGTGGAAGGCACTCACTGGACCACGGACGATGAACTGGTGCTTAATAAAATCAAGCAAAGCAAAGTGCCCTGTATCCTGGTGGTCAACAAGATTGACAATGTCCAGGACAAGGAAGCCCTGTTGCCTCACCTGCAGAAGCTGGGAGCCTTGTATGACTTCCAGGAAATCGTGCCGATTTCTGCCGCCAAAGGGGACAATGTCGACAAGATAAAGTCCCTGTGCCTGGACGCCTTGCCTGAAGGGGAGTTCTGGTTCCCGGAAGATTATATTACCGACCGTTCCAGCCGCTTTATGGCCTCAGAAATTATCCGGGAAAAACTGATCCGCTTTACCGGCGATGAACTGCCGTATTCGACCACGGTAGAAATCGAGCAGTTTAAGGTGGATAGCAAAGGCGTACTGCATATCAATGCCCTGGTGCTGGTGGAGCGTAACAGCCAGAAGCGCATGATTATCGGCAATAAAGGGGAAAAGCTGAAAGTTATCGGCCAGGAATCCCGCCGGGATATGGAAGCCTTGTTCGACCGTCAGGTCTTTCTGGAAACCTGGGTCAAGGTGAAATCCGGTTGGGCCGATGATGAAAGGGCATTGCGCAGTCTGGGTTACGGTGACGACTATTCGGGTTAA
- the recO gene encoding DNA repair protein RecO: MIAQEQRAYLLHSRPFKDNQHLVELLTENDGKVAALVYMNKSSKASKSGLLQPFTPLNLVLKGNNSLKRLSRVEAAAKSYPLSGDSLYSAMYLNELLVRLLAEHVPCEALYLSYHESLLALTQPPSIEIILRKFELVLLEELGIPLDFTPVMQASCASFYYQPELGFVPDDNQQLFPCYRREELAAIARQDFSSKSVLLCFKRLMRQVLSDLLGAKPLHSRKLFTKREIMS; this comes from the coding sequence ATGATAGCGCAAGAGCAGCGGGCTTATTTACTCCACAGCCGCCCTTTTAAGGATAATCAGCACCTGGTGGAGCTGCTGACCGAAAACGACGGCAAGGTCGCTGCGCTTGTCTATATGAATAAATCTTCTAAAGCGAGTAAAAGTGGGCTATTGCAGCCCTTTACTCCGTTAAATCTTGTACTTAAAGGCAATAACAGCCTGAAAAGGCTCAGCCGGGTGGAAGCGGCGGCCAAGTCTTACCCCTTAAGCGGCGACAGTCTTTACAGCGCCATGTATTTGAACGAACTGCTGGTGCGCTTACTGGCGGAACATGTCCCCTGCGAGGCCTTATATCTTAGTTACCATGAGAGTTTGCTGGCGTTGACTCAGCCCCCTTCCATAGAGATCATCTTAAGAAAATTTGAACTTGTGCTGCTTGAGGAGCTGGGAATACCGCTGGATTTTACCCCGGTAATGCAGGCTTCCTGTGCCAGCTTCTATTATCAGCCTGAGCTGGGGTTTGTGCCCGATGACAACCAGCAACTTTTCCCCTGTTACCGCCGGGAGGAGTTAGCGGCGATTGCCAGGCAGGACTTTAGCTCGAAAAGTGTTTTATTGTGCTTTAAACGCCTGATGCGTCAGGTATTGTCTGACTTACTCGGCGCCAAACCTTTACATAGCCGGAAACTGTTTACAAAAAGAGAAATAATGTCATGA
- the pdxJ gene encoding pyridoxine 5'-phosphate synthase yields the protein MNEILLGVNVDHIATLRQARGTNYPDPVYASSVAEHAGADGITVHLREDRRHIQDRDIHVLKQTLHTRMNLEMAVTEEMLAIACEVKPVFCCLVPEKREELTTEGGLDVAGQVEKITEAVARLSAAGIQTSLFIDADIRQIDAALATKAPYIEIHTGHYADAVTEQEQAAELERLKQGIKYAHGKGLKVNAGHGLNYFNVKPIAAIEEIIELNIGHAIIARAAIDGLDKAVRDMKRLMLEARNQA from the coding sequence ATGAATGAAATTTTACTCGGTGTTAATGTTGACCATATTGCTACCTTGCGCCAGGCCCGGGGTACCAACTATCCGGATCCCGTTTATGCCTCGTCGGTAGCCGAACATGCCGGTGCCGACGGCATCACAGTGCACTTACGTGAAGACAGGCGGCATATACAGGATCGTGATATTCATGTGCTTAAGCAGACCCTGCATACCCGCATGAACCTGGAAATGGCTGTCACCGAGGAAATGCTGGCGATTGCCTGTGAAGTCAAGCCGGTATTCTGTTGCCTGGTGCCGGAAAAGCGTGAGGAGCTGACCACGGAAGGCGGACTGGATGTTGCCGGCCAGGTGGAGAAAATCACCGAAGCCGTGGCCAGGCTGTCGGCTGCCGGTATCCAGACCAGTTTGTTTATCGATGCCGATATCAGGCAGATTGATGCCGCATTGGCGACGAAAGCGCCTTATATTGAGATTCATACCGGCCATTATGCCGATGCCGTTACCGAGCAGGAACAGGCTGCTGAACTGGAGCGTCTAAAGCAAGGGATCAAATATGCCCACGGCAAGGGATTGAAAGTTAATGCCGGGCATGGATTGAATTATTTCAATGTCAAACCCATAGCTGCAATTGAAGAAATCATTGAGCTTAATATTGGCCACGCTATCATTGCCCGTGCCGCGATTGACGGTCTGGATAAAGCAGTCCGTGATATGAAGCGTCTGATGCTGGAGGCCAGAAACCAGGCGTAA
- a CDS encoding IS630 family transposase (programmed frameshift): MHQLETIDFKSLARHEKNAQKRIRLLALAHFKEGMNRTEISKLLKVSRTSVNKWVAGFLSQGIDGLSAKPQPGRPPLLSAAQLQQIAKLVEQEANKDSGGRLKGSDINEFIKQEFGVIYEPSHVYRLLKKMGFSWITSRSKHPKQSDQVQESFKKFLLSTILNVPGHISLDKVDVWFQDEARFGQQNTTTRLWARTGTRPRAIKQQQFEYVYLFGAVCPATGATEAVIAPCVNQEVMSHHLAQISQRTPPGRYAVVLMDGASWHTASVANQFDNLNILKLPPYSPELNPIEQVWQWLRQNELANQCFAGYEDIVNKLTSAWNNFIRDEQMVKGICSRDWIELNS, from the exons ATGCATCAATTAGAGACTATAGATTTCAAATCCTTGGCAAGACATGAAAAAAATGCGCAGAAGCGAATCCGGCTTTTGGCATTAGCGCACTTTAAAGAGGGCATGAATAGAACCGAGATATCGAAATTATTGAAGGTAAGCCGCACCAGCGTCAACAAATGGGTTGCAGGTTTCTTATCTCAGGGGATAGATGGATTATCCGCCAAGCCTCAACCGGGAAGGCCACCATTATTATCAGCTGCACAATTACAACAAATAGCTAAGTTAGTTGAGCAGGAAGCAAATAAGGACAGTGGTGGGCGTCTAAAAGGAAGTGATATCAATGAGTTTATCAAGCAGGAGTTTGGTGTCATATATGAGCCTTCTCATGTATATCGTTTGCTCAAGAAAATGGGCTTCTCCTGGATAACGAGTCGCTCTAAACACCCTAAACAATCAGACCAGGTACAGGAATCTTTTAAAAAA TTCCTGTTGTCAACGATCCTTAACGTTCCTGGGCACATCTCTCTGGATAAAGTTGATGTTTGGTTTCAAGACGAAGCACGATTCGGTCAACAAAATACAACAACTCGGCTATGGGCAAGGACAGGCACTCGACCTAGAGCTATAAAACAACAACAATTCGAATATGTGTACCTATTCGGTGCTGTATGTCCTGCCACAGGCGCAACAGAGGCCGTGATAGCCCCTTGCGTAAACCAAGAAGTCATGAGCCACCATCTTGCTCAAATATCCCAAAGAACACCTCCGGGTCGTTATGCTGTAGTGCTCATGGATGGTGCCAGTTGGCATACCGCTAGCGTTGCAAACCAATTCGACAATCTCAATATACTGAAACTACCGCCGTACTCTCCAGAATTAAATCCTATAGAACAGGTATGGCAATGGTTACGGCAAAATGAATTGGCCAATCAATGTTTTGCTGGATATGAAGATATCGTTAACAAGCTGACATCAGCATGGAATAACTTCATCAGAGATGAGCAAATGGTAAAAGGGATATGTAGTCGAGACTGGATTGAATTGAACAGTTAA